From the Pomacea canaliculata isolate SZHN2017 linkage group LG4, ASM307304v1, whole genome shotgun sequence genome, one window contains:
- the LOC112562788 gene encoding thioredoxin domain-containing protein 17-like: protein MVKEILVEGYEEYVKAAAENKGKQVFALFSGSKDANGESWCPDCLTADPVIKDNLKYAPADAILIHCGVGKREFWKDKENVFRKDPKLLLKCVPTLLKLGTPQRLEEAQCADENLVQMFFEED from the exons ATGGTGAAAGAAATTTTGGTCGAAGGGTACGAGGAGTATGTGAAAGCAGCCGCGGAAAATAAGGGTAAACAGGTGTTTGCTTTATTTAGCGGCTCGAAAGACGCTAATGGCGAAAGTTGGTGCCCTGACTGCTTAACAG CTGATCCTGTGATCAAAGACAATCTGAAATATGCTCCAGCAGATGCCATATTAATACACTGTGGTGTAGGAAAGAGGGAATT CTGGAAAGACAAGGAGAATGTCTTCAGGAAAGATCCCAAACTTCTTTTGAAATGTGTGCCAACTCTTCTTAAACTTGGGACA CCACAAAGACTAGAGGAAGCCCAGTGTGCAGATGAAAACTTGGTGCAGATGTTCTTTGAGGAGGACTGA